One segment of Porticoccus hydrocarbonoclasticus MCTG13d DNA contains the following:
- a CDS encoding PA4642 family protein: protein MALKKDKRKVLGEFFDDERIKTFLDFEPPEGVDADFHVLEKAYRGMNIENFETFIKFFLEDDRNLNATNSDGKTLLEVVSQHRLGEDYADVLKANGA, encoded by the coding sequence ATGGCACTAAAAAAAGACAAGCGCAAAGTACTCGGCGAATTTTTCGACGACGAGCGTATTAAGACCTTCCTCGACTTCGAACCACCGGAGGGCGTCGATGCCGACTTCCATGTGCTGGAAAAAGCCTATCGGGGCATGAACATCGAAAACTTCGAAACCTTTATCAAATTCTTCCTCGAGGATGACCGCAACCTCAATGCCACCAACTCCGACGGCAAAACCCTGTTAGAAGTGGTCAGCCAGCACCGTCTCGGCGAGGACTACGCCGATGTCCTGAAAGCCAACGGGGCATAA
- a CDS encoding Lpp/OprI family alanine-zipper lipoprotein has product MKSLVKFLPVLMVVAVTGCASNSSVDEVRAMAQEAQRSAAEASRAAADAQRSADAANKAAANAQSTADEAKTSAYEANEKIDRAFKKAMEK; this is encoded by the coding sequence ATGAAATCTTTAGTAAAGTTTTTACCTGTTTTGATGGTGGTGGCGGTCACTGGTTGTGCAAGTAACTCATCGGTAGATGAGGTCAGGGCAATGGCGCAGGAAGCTCAGCGTTCAGCTGCAGAAGCAAGCAGGGCAGCCGCCGATGCCCAGCGGTCAGCTGATGCTGCAAATAAAGCTGCTGCCAATGCCCAAAGTACCGCTGACGAAGCAAAAACATCAGCATACGAAGCCAACGAGAAAATTGACCGGGCCTTTAAAAAGGCAATGGAAAAGTAG
- the gatC gene encoding Asp-tRNA(Asn)/Glu-tRNA(Gln) amidotransferase subunit GatC — MTIERADIEKLAELARIELNDATITETTRSIADVLALVDQLQAANTEGVTPMAHPTDAIQRLRPDVVTETNQREAFQAIAPAVEGGLYLVPKVID; from the coding sequence ATGACTATCGAACGTGCAGACATCGAAAAGCTCGCAGAATTGGCGCGCATCGAACTGAATGATGCCACCATCACGGAAACCACCCGCAGTATCGCGGACGTGCTGGCACTGGTAGACCAATTGCAGGCTGCCAATACCGAGGGCGTCACCCCGATGGCCCACCCCACCGACGCGATTCAGCGCCTGCGGCCTGACGTGGTCACCGAAACCAACCAGCGCGAGGCATTTCAGGCCATCGCCCCCGCCGTCGAAGGGGGCCTTTACCTGGTTCCCAAAGTCATCGACTGA
- the mreC gene encoding rod shape-determining protein MreC: MTIRGVAIKNLFSKSSSPVQRLLLLVALGLILLFVDSFTPWLKPAQRWLAEVTVPLYWVSNIPARLSEYGQETVVARRELEENNEQLRTELLIYKARMQRMAEVTAENVRLRNLLNATEMLQDSVMVTELVGVTPDPTRHTIMIDRGEDHDVYVGQPVLDADGLMGQVIEVYRSSSKVLLITDSAHALPVQVLRNGVRSIVEGMGDYNKLSLRYVANSTDIEEGDQLVSSGLGGRFPSGYPVGTVTSVRVLPGQAYLEVTLTPSAKIDRSRHLLLVFSAIETLGEDRDGTR; this comes from the coding sequence ATAACAATACGGGGTGTTGCTATCAAGAATCTGTTTTCCAAAAGCTCGTCACCTGTACAGCGTTTACTGTTACTGGTAGCCCTTGGGCTGATTCTCCTGTTTGTCGACAGTTTTACCCCATGGCTCAAGCCCGCACAACGGTGGCTGGCAGAAGTCACCGTGCCCCTTTACTGGGTGTCGAACATCCCTGCCCGCCTGAGTGAGTACGGGCAGGAAACGGTGGTGGCGAGGCGGGAGCTGGAAGAAAACAATGAACAGCTGCGCACCGAGCTGCTGATCTACAAGGCCCGCATGCAGCGGATGGCGGAAGTCACCGCAGAAAATGTGCGGCTGCGCAACCTGCTGAACGCTACCGAGATGCTGCAGGACAGTGTCATGGTAACCGAGTTGGTCGGGGTTACACCCGACCCGACCCGCCACACTATTATGATCGACCGTGGCGAAGATCACGATGTCTACGTGGGTCAGCCCGTGCTCGACGCCGATGGCCTGATGGGGCAGGTGATTGAGGTTTACCGCAGCAGTAGCAAGGTGTTGCTGATTACCGATAGTGCCCATGCACTGCCCGTGCAGGTGTTGCGCAACGGTGTGCGCTCGATTGTCGAGGGCATGGGTGATTACAACAAACTGTCTCTTCGCTATGTGGCCAATAGTACAGATATAGAGGAAGGCGATCAGTTGGTCAGTTCCGGGTTGGGAGGACGTTTTCCGTCTGGCTACCCGGTGGGCACTGTCACTTCGGTAAGGGTGTTGCCGGGCCAGGCTTATCTGGAGGTGACCTTGACGCCCTCGGCAAAAATCGATCGCAGCCGGCATCTGCTGTTGGTGTTTTCCGCTATTGAGACACTGGGAGAGGATCGGGATGGTACAAGATAG
- the gatB gene encoding Asp-tRNA(Asn)/Glu-tRNA(Gln) amidotransferase subunit GatB, which produces MQWETVIGLEVHVQLATQSKIFSGASTAFGAEPNTQACAIDLAMPGTLPVPNEQAFRDAIMFGLAIDADIARTSMFERKNYFYPDLPKAYQTTQLEKPIVGRGHVDIELADGSKKSIRIHHAHLEEDAGKSLHEGSFEIHGHGMTGIDLNRAGTPLIEIVSEPDMRNAEEAVAFARKLHSIVTSLGICDGNMSQGSMRFDVNISVRPKGSDTFGTRTETKNLNSFKFMEDAIAMEVERQIDLIEDGDKVIQETRLYNGDTKQARAMRSKEEANDYRYFPCPDLLPIVFEDDYIEQIRQSLPELPDARRDRFIEQYGLSRYDANSLSGDAAVAQFFQTAAAGSDAKLAANWIMGELSARLNAEDRAIQDSPVSADQLAGMIARLKDGTISSKMAKQVFDAMWNGEGDADGIIEARGLKQVSDSGAIEALVDDVIANSPQQVDNYRNADVTKRPKMLGYFVGQIMKASKGQANPQQVNDVLLEKLNALL; this is translated from the coding sequence ATGCAATGGGAAACCGTCATCGGCCTCGAAGTCCACGTGCAACTGGCCACCCAATCGAAAATCTTTTCCGGCGCCAGCACCGCCTTTGGCGCCGAGCCCAACACTCAGGCCTGCGCCATCGACCTCGCCATGCCCGGCACTTTGCCGGTGCCCAATGAACAGGCATTTCGCGATGCCATCATGTTCGGTCTGGCCATCGACGCAGACATCGCCCGCACATCGATGTTCGAGCGCAAAAACTATTTTTACCCGGATCTGCCCAAGGCCTATCAGACCACCCAGCTGGAAAAGCCCATCGTCGGTCGTGGCCATGTGGACATCGAACTGGCGGACGGCAGTAAGAAATCCATCCGCATTCACCACGCCCATTTGGAAGAAGACGCAGGAAAATCCCTGCACGAAGGCTCTTTTGAGATACACGGGCACGGCATGACCGGCATCGACCTCAACCGCGCCGGCACACCGCTGATCGAGATCGTCTCCGAACCGGATATGCGCAACGCCGAAGAGGCGGTGGCCTTTGCCCGCAAGCTGCACAGCATCGTCACCTCCCTGGGTATCTGCGACGGCAACATGTCACAGGGCTCCATGCGTTTCGACGTCAATATATCCGTACGCCCCAAGGGCAGCGACACCTTCGGCACCCGCACCGAAACCAAGAACCTCAACTCCTTCAAGTTCATGGAAGATGCCATCGCCATGGAAGTGGAGCGCCAAATCGACCTGATCGAGGACGGCGACAAGGTCATTCAGGAAACCCGGCTCTACAATGGCGACACCAAACAGGCTCGCGCCATGCGCAGCAAGGAAGAAGCCAACGACTACCGCTACTTCCCCTGCCCGGACCTGTTACCCATTGTGTTCGAAGACGACTATATCGAGCAGATTCGCCAGTCCCTACCGGAACTGCCGGATGCCCGCCGCGACCGCTTTATCGAGCAGTACGGCCTGTCCCGCTACGATGCCAACAGCCTCAGCGGGGATGCTGCCGTCGCGCAATTCTTTCAAACCGCTGCCGCTGGCAGCGATGCAAAACTGGCCGCTAACTGGATCATGGGTGAACTGTCTGCACGGCTCAACGCCGAGGACAGGGCCATTCAGGACAGTCCGGTCAGCGCCGACCAACTGGCGGGCATGATTGCGCGCCTCAAAGACGGCACCATCTCCAGCAAAATGGCCAAACAGGTGTTCGACGCCATGTGGAATGGCGAGGGCGACGCCGACGGCATCATCGAAGCCCGCGGTCTGAAACAGGTCTCCGACAGCGGTGCCATCGAGGCACTGGTGGACGACGTCATTGCCAACAGCCCCCAGCAAGTGGACAACTACCGCAATGCCGACGTCACCAAGCGACCCAAAATGCTCGGCTACTTTGTCGGACAGATCATGAAAGCGTCCAAAGGTCAGGCCAACCCGCAGCAGGTCAATGATGTGTTGCTGGAAAAACTCAACGCCCTTCTCTAA
- the gatA gene encoding Asp-tRNA(Asn)/Glu-tRNA(Gln) amidotransferase subunit GatA: protein MHNKTLAEIIAGLNSGAFSSVEITGHLLNRIRQLDPQYNSFITVTAEAALASAEAADRQRASGSAPLFCGVPIAHKDIFCTNGVRTSCGSKMLDNFVPPYDATVVENFAQAGAVILGKTNMDEFAMGSSNETSYYGPVKNPWDINCVPGGSSGGSAAALAARLTPGATATDTGGSIRQPAALCGVTGLKPTYGRVSRWGMIAFASSLDQAGPMARTAEDCALMLNAMASFDPKDSTSIDREVPDYTANLNQPLSGLKIGIPKEYFGEGLNPGTEQAVREALTEYEKQGATLVDISLPHSHLAVPAYYVIAPAEASANLSRFDGVRYGYRCEDPKDLRDLYMRTRGEGFGDEVKRRILVGAYCLSAGYYDAYYRKAQQVRRLIKQDFVDAFAMVDVIMGPTSPSPAFAFGAKGDDPVAMYLEDVYTIATNLAGLPGMSLPCGFVDNRPVGLQIIGNYFDEGLMLNAAHQFQRATDWHQRTPEGLE from the coding sequence ATGCATAACAAAACCCTCGCAGAGATCATTGCCGGCCTGAACAGCGGCGCCTTTTCCAGTGTGGAAATCACCGGCCACCTGCTGAACCGCATCCGGCAACTGGATCCACAATACAACAGCTTTATTACCGTGACTGCCGAGGCCGCGCTGGCCAGTGCCGAAGCCGCCGATCGACAGCGCGCCAGTGGCAGCGCACCGCTGTTCTGCGGCGTGCCGATTGCGCACAAAGACATCTTCTGCACCAACGGCGTGCGCACCAGTTGCGGCTCGAAAATGCTCGACAACTTTGTGCCGCCCTACGATGCCACCGTGGTAGAGAATTTTGCTCAGGCCGGCGCGGTGATTCTCGGCAAAACAAATATGGACGAGTTCGCGATGGGCTCTTCCAACGAAACCAGCTATTACGGCCCGGTCAAAAACCCCTGGGACATCAACTGCGTACCCGGCGGCTCTTCCGGTGGCTCCGCTGCAGCACTGGCTGCCCGTCTGACCCCCGGCGCCACTGCCACCGATACCGGTGGTTCGATTCGCCAGCCAGCAGCACTTTGCGGTGTCACCGGCCTGAAACCCACCTATGGTCGGGTATCCCGCTGGGGCATGATTGCTTTTGCCTCCAGTCTCGACCAGGCAGGTCCGATGGCCCGCACCGCCGAGGACTGCGCACTGATGCTCAATGCCATGGCCAGTTTTGACCCGAAGGACTCCACCTCGATTGACCGCGAGGTACCGGATTACACCGCCAACCTCAATCAGCCACTGAGCGGCCTGAAAATCGGCATACCGAAGGAGTATTTCGGCGAGGGCCTCAACCCCGGCACCGAACAGGCGGTGCGCGAAGCGCTGACCGAATACGAGAAACAGGGTGCCACCCTGGTGGATATCAGTCTGCCCCATTCTCACCTGGCGGTACCCGCCTATTATGTGATTGCCCCGGCGGAGGCCTCCGCCAACCTGTCCCGCTTCGACGGGGTGCGCTACGGCTATCGTTGCGAGGACCCAAAGGATTTGCGCGACCTCTACATGCGCACTCGCGGCGAAGGCTTTGGCGACGAGGTGAAACGCCGCATTCTGGTGGGCGCCTACTGCCTGTCGGCGGGTTATTACGATGCCTACTACCGGAAGGCCCAGCAGGTGCGCCGCCTGATCAAACAGGATTTTGTCGATGCCTTTGCGATGGTGGATGTGATTATGGGGCCTACTTCGCCCTCGCCCGCTTTTGCGTTTGGCGCAAAGGGGGACGACCCGGTAGCCATGTACCTGGAAGATGTCTACACCATCGCCACCAATCTGGCGGGCCTGCCCGGCATGTCCCTGCCCTGTGGCTTTGTGGACAACAGGCCGGTGGGCTTGCAAATTATCGGCAACTATTTTGACGAGGGCCTGATGTTGAATGCAGCACACCAGTTCCAGCGGGCCACCGACTGGCACCAGCGCACACCGGAGGGCCTTGAATAA
- the mreD gene encoding rod shape-determining protein MreD: protein MVQDSPSVYVWSALTILIAILLQMLPLSAAAAQWRPQFVLLTVCYWLFRRPLLHGIGFAWLCGLALDFVIGDLIGRHALVFAICACILLLLQQRMRHFRLVHQAILVLLLVALSQCLVYVLTLILRFDWQGTVRLAPAVSSMLFWPVLVIVLSRLHWTRWGEEEISPGP, encoded by the coding sequence ATGGTACAAGATAGTCCATCAGTTTATGTCTGGAGTGCGTTGACCATACTGATTGCGATTCTGCTGCAGATGCTGCCTCTCTCCGCTGCTGCCGCCCAATGGCGGCCCCAGTTTGTTCTGCTGACAGTCTGTTACTGGTTGTTTCGTCGTCCGCTCTTGCACGGGATCGGTTTTGCCTGGCTGTGCGGACTGGCGCTCGATTTTGTCATTGGTGATCTGATTGGCCGACATGCACTGGTGTTTGCCATTTGCGCGTGTATTCTGCTGTTGTTGCAGCAACGTATGCGACATTTCAGGCTGGTGCATCAGGCCATACTGGTATTGTTATTGGTAGCTTTGAGCCAATGTCTGGTTTATGTGCTGACCCTGATACTCCGCTTCGACTGGCAGGGCACAGTGCGGCTTGCCCCGGCAGTATCTTCCATGTTGTTCTGGCCAGTGCTTGTGATCGTGTTAAGCCGTCTGCACTGGACCCGCTGGGGCGAAGAGGAGATTTCTCCCGGCCCCTGA
- a CDS encoding L,D-transpeptidase family protein, whose translation MTSARAFGLLLVAFCCLPCLAENRHILTSETNTDLVGSNSSTYISREETLIDIAVRHQLGYNMIRSANPDVDAWLPDDGSKVLLPFSVILPDAPRKGIVINTAEMRLYFYHRDEQNHNTVTVYPISVGRRDWATPLTETRITLRVEQPSWYPPESIRAEHAARGDLLPKVVPAGPDNPLGDYLLALDVPSYFIHGTNKRFGIGMQVTHGCIRMYPEHIEELYNLAPVNTPVTIVNQPYKIGWKDEKLYLEVHHPLELDGVVQEENRTGVVDKLTSMLEKQPEVLIDWNRVDIAITKATGMPALVGIQPHSLSDFEYYRNHIRSDHSNRPDMIE comes from the coding sequence ATGACAAGCGCCAGGGCCTTTGGTCTCCTGTTAGTTGCTTTTTGTTGCCTGCCCTGCCTGGCTGAGAATCGGCATATCCTGACATCAGAGACAAATACGGACCTGGTGGGCAGTAACAGCAGCACCTACATATCAAGAGAAGAGACGCTGATTGATATCGCAGTACGACATCAGTTGGGATACAACATGATCCGCTCGGCAAATCCGGATGTCGACGCCTGGCTTCCAGATGACGGTAGCAAAGTATTATTGCCGTTCAGTGTTATTTTGCCGGATGCGCCACGCAAGGGCATTGTCATCAATACAGCGGAGATGCGTCTTTATTTTTACCATAGGGATGAGCAGAATCACAACACCGTGACGGTTTACCCTATCAGCGTGGGTCGCAGGGACTGGGCGACACCGCTGACTGAAACCCGCATCACCCTGCGAGTTGAACAGCCATCCTGGTATCCCCCCGAAAGTATCCGTGCGGAACACGCTGCCCGGGGAGATTTACTCCCTAAAGTCGTTCCCGCTGGCCCGGACAACCCTCTTGGCGACTATTTGCTGGCACTGGATGTTCCCAGTTACTTTATCCACGGTACGAACAAACGTTTTGGTATTGGCATGCAAGTCACCCACGGCTGCATTCGGATGTACCCCGAACATATTGAAGAACTCTATAACCTCGCGCCGGTTAATACGCCTGTCACTATCGTCAATCAGCCCTATAAAATTGGCTGGAAAGACGAAAAGCTCTATCTGGAGGTACATCACCCACTGGAGCTTGATGGCGTGGTACAGGAGGAAAACCGAACAGGGGTTGTCGATAAGCTGACATCGATGCTGGAGAAACAGCCGGAGGTTCTGATTGACTGGAACAGGGTCGATATTGCAATAACAAAAGCTACGGGTATGCCCGCACTAGTGGGAATACAGCCACATTCATTATCAGATTTTGAGTATTACCGAAATCATATCCGGTCAGACCACTCAAACCGACCGGATATGATTGAGTAA
- a CDS encoding DUF2254 domain-containing protein has translation MTKGSGSNSETTNTARFYLARLRESLWFKPLISCLLSLFAALVAGLADRFAPIQSLPNVSSESIETLLAITAASMLIIAVFAVGSMLSAYASASNSATPRSFPLVVADDVSQNALSTFIGAFIFSIVALSAILNGFYSQAGRLILFLILIFVFALVILSFVRWVDRIARLGQMDNTIDKVETATYAALKLQAQQPTMGAVKAPATLQGTPIYSETVGYVQNIDVAKLQQLAEQIDITIIVSVLPGTFVTPGKPLAYIARQNTLERDVPPETVTKAFVISDQRTFESDPRFGLIALSQIASRALSPAVNDAGTAIDIIGTLVRLFVRWAQASEKNDHSSIKYDRIAIREISLDDMFDDAFNAIARDGAPAVEVAIRLQKAFHALTLIGHEEIRQAAIRHAKVALRYAEQSLTLPEELEAVQSVAVVEH, from the coding sequence ATGACCAAAGGGTCAGGGTCCAACTCAGAAACTACTAATACAGCCAGATTCTATCTTGCTCGGCTACGGGAAAGCCTCTGGTTTAAACCGCTGATAAGCTGCCTATTGTCTCTATTCGCAGCGCTTGTCGCGGGACTGGCTGATCGTTTTGCACCGATACAATCCTTACCAAACGTTAGCTCAGAATCTATTGAAACTCTGCTAGCGATCACAGCGGCGAGTATGCTCATTATTGCAGTGTTCGCCGTGGGCTCAATGTTGTCGGCCTATGCATCCGCCAGTAACTCGGCAACACCCCGCTCATTTCCCCTAGTAGTTGCTGACGACGTATCACAAAATGCACTCTCTACTTTTATCGGCGCATTCATATTCAGCATCGTCGCCTTGAGCGCGATACTCAACGGGTTTTATTCGCAAGCGGGTCGGCTCATCCTGTTTCTTATTCTGATTTTTGTATTCGCTCTTGTTATTCTCAGTTTCGTGCGCTGGGTTGATCGAATAGCAAGACTTGGCCAGATGGACAATACGATCGACAAGGTGGAAACCGCAACTTATGCTGCATTAAAGCTTCAGGCTCAGCAACCAACAATGGGCGCGGTGAAGGCACCTGCCACTCTCCAGGGAACCCCCATCTATTCAGAGACCGTCGGCTACGTACAAAATATTGACGTAGCAAAACTACAGCAGCTGGCTGAACAAATTGACATTACGATCATTGTCTCTGTACTCCCGGGCACCTTTGTCACCCCAGGTAAACCTCTGGCGTATATCGCGCGGCAAAACACCCTCGAGAGAGATGTCCCCCCCGAGACTGTCACCAAAGCTTTTGTGATCTCCGATCAAAGAACCTTTGAGTCGGATCCTCGTTTTGGCCTGATCGCCCTGTCTCAAATCGCCAGTCGAGCCCTGTCTCCCGCTGTGAACGACGCAGGCACTGCTATCGACATCATCGGAACTCTGGTCCGTCTTTTCGTGCGTTGGGCACAGGCCTCTGAAAAAAACGACCATAGCTCCATCAAATACGATCGCATAGCGATCCGGGAAATCTCACTGGATGACATGTTCGATGATGCCTTCAATGCGATTGCTCGGGATGGAGCACCTGCAGTCGAGGTAGCTATTCGCTTGCAGAAGGCATTCCATGCTCTCACTTTAATTGGGCATGAGGAGATACGACAAGCCGCGATTAGGCACGCGAAAGTCGCCCTAAGGTACGCAGAGCAATCCCTGACATTACCGGAAGAACTCGAAGCCGTTCAGTCTGTTGCCGTAGTTGAGCATTAG
- a CDS encoding rod shape-determining protein gives MLKRLRGIFSNDLSIDLGTANTLIYVREKGIVLNEPSVVAIRHHQGQKIVEAVGVEAKRMLGRTPGNITAIRPMKDGVIADFQVTEKMLQHFIKKVHSHSLIPPSPRVLICVPCMATEVEKRAIRESAYSAGAREVFLIEEPMAAAIGAGMPVDEACGSMVVDIGGGTTEIAILSLNGVVFSDSIRIGGDRFDESISNYVRRKYGSVIGDTTAERIKMEIGSAYPASEVREIDVRGRNLAEGVPKQFQLNSDEILEALQEPLAAIVQAVKRVLEQSPPELASDIAETGIVLTGGGALLCDLDRLIIHETGLPVIVAEDPLTCVARGGGKALDMMDKRSMDVMSS, from the coding sequence ATGTTAAAAAGATTGCGCGGTATTTTTTCAAATGATCTGTCGATCGATCTGGGCACCGCAAATACACTGATTTATGTTCGCGAAAAAGGCATTGTTCTGAACGAGCCTTCCGTTGTAGCTATCCGTCATCACCAGGGTCAGAAAATTGTCGAGGCTGTGGGTGTCGAAGCGAAGCGCATGCTGGGTCGTACGCCGGGCAATATTACCGCTATCCGACCGATGAAGGACGGGGTTATCGCCGATTTTCAGGTCACTGAAAAAATGCTCCAGCATTTTATCAAGAAAGTACATTCCCACAGTCTGATTCCACCGAGCCCCCGGGTGTTGATCTGTGTGCCCTGCATGGCCACCGAGGTGGAGAAGCGCGCCATTCGCGAGTCTGCCTACAGTGCCGGCGCACGGGAGGTATTCTTGATTGAGGAGCCGATGGCCGCTGCGATCGGTGCTGGTATGCCGGTGGATGAGGCCTGCGGTTCCATGGTGGTGGATATCGGTGGTGGTACCACTGAAATTGCCATTCTGTCCCTGAACGGTGTGGTGTTCTCGGATTCGATCCGCATTGGTGGTGACAGATTTGATGAATCAATCAGCAATTATGTGCGTCGCAAGTATGGCAGCGTGATTGGTGACACCACGGCTGAGCGTATCAAGATGGAAATTGGCAGTGCCTACCCGGCCAGTGAGGTTCGTGAGATTGATGTGCGCGGCCGGAATCTGGCGGAAGGTGTGCCAAAACAGTTTCAGCTCAACAGCGACGAAATTCTTGAAGCCCTGCAGGAGCCGCTGGCAGCCATTGTCCAGGCTGTTAAACGGGTGCTGGAACAATCACCTCCAGAGCTTGCCTCGGATATTGCCGAAACCGGTATCGTACTGACGGGCGGTGGTGCGTTGCTCTGTGATCTGGACCGGTTGATCATCCACGAAACCGGTCTGCCGGTAATTGTTGCTGAAGATCCTTTGACCTGCGTGGCCCGCGGTGGCGGCAAGGCGCTGGACATGATGGACAAGCGCAGTATGGATGTGATGTCATCCTGA
- a CDS encoding DUF2235 domain-containing protein — translation MAKQRLIMLFDGTWNDPEDQTNVYRISRCLHDYDSDIRQRFFYSAGVGTSKLERFRGGVFGYGLSKNLLAGYEWLAKRYTDGEEIWIFGFSRGAYTARSLVGLIRKCGLLHIVTPGLLEKAESIYRDEGLSPDADVCKDFRERYSRSPRIHFIGVWDTVGALGVPGTVLSERGKYSWHDTELSSIVDYAYHAVALDEHRAAYDVPLWTSADGNKKQRNLEVEQRWFIGAHANVGGGYGTKDSLADIPLQWILENAEKAGLKLDPFKAPDDAWQTEPKDSFKEFLNGAYAWFRKIKGEGDGRFCRRYSEGINGHPAVNISVDNSVWNRWKDGRFNYRPRTLTDANQRPPEQ, via the coding sequence ATGGCAAAACAACGACTGATTATGCTGTTCGACGGGACCTGGAACGATCCCGAAGATCAAACAAATGTTTATCGTATCTCGCGCTGCCTTCATGATTATGATAGCGATATACGACAACGCTTTTTCTACAGCGCCGGTGTTGGCACATCGAAGCTGGAGCGTTTCAGAGGGGGCGTGTTCGGTTACGGTCTTAGCAAAAATTTGCTGGCGGGATACGAGTGGCTTGCAAAACGCTACACCGATGGAGAGGAAATCTGGATATTCGGTTTCAGTCGTGGAGCCTATACGGCAAGAAGTCTCGTTGGGTTAATCCGCAAATGTGGGTTACTGCATATCGTCACCCCGGGCTTGCTGGAAAAAGCTGAAAGTATCTACCGGGACGAGGGTCTCTCTCCAGATGCTGACGTCTGCAAGGATTTCAGGGAACGCTACAGCCGAAGTCCGAGGATCCACTTCATCGGCGTATGGGATACCGTCGGCGCACTGGGAGTACCCGGCACGGTCCTTTCCGAAAGGGGGAAGTACTCGTGGCACGATACCGAACTCTCCAGCATTGTGGATTATGCCTACCATGCGGTTGCACTGGACGAACACAGGGCGGCCTACGACGTACCACTGTGGACAAGTGCCGATGGAAACAAAAAACAGCGCAATCTGGAGGTTGAGCAGCGCTGGTTTATTGGCGCCCACGCGAATGTGGGCGGTGGCTATGGTACCAAGGATTCACTTGCCGATATTCCGTTGCAATGGATTCTGGAGAATGCTGAAAAAGCAGGGCTGAAGCTCGATCCATTCAAGGCTCCCGACGATGCATGGCAAACCGAGCCAAAAGACTCCTTCAAGGAATTTCTGAACGGCGCCTACGCGTGGTTCCGCAAGATCAAAGGCGAGGGGGATGGCCGGTTCTGCAGAAGATATTCCGAGGGTATAAACGGACACCCTGCGGTCAACATTTCGGTTGACAACAGTGTCTGGAACCGCTGGAAAGATGGCAGGTTTAACTATCGACCACGCACCCTGACCGATGCAAACCAGCGGCCTCCGGAGCAATAA
- a CDS encoding L,D-transpeptidase family protein: MYKVLLIGLLVCQLAMSDERFLADSVLVDKSERKLYLLRDGIKYREYSIALGPRPRGHKLHAGDERTPEGRYILDFKTEKSDFYKAIHISYPNEQDTKRALAIGAAPGGSIMIHGMPNNTTLPPELIQMFNWTDGCIAVTNADMDEIWPAIKPGTPIDIRP; encoded by the coding sequence ATGTACAAAGTTTTATTAATCGGCTTGCTGGTTTGCCAGCTGGCCATGTCTGATGAGCGGTTTCTTGCAGACAGCGTGCTGGTCGATAAGTCAGAGAGAAAGCTCTACCTGCTTCGGGATGGTATCAAATACCGGGAGTATTCCATCGCTCTGGGGCCAAGACCGCGCGGGCACAAGCTGCATGCTGGGGATGAGCGGACACCTGAGGGGCGTTATATTCTGGATTTCAAGACTGAAAAAAGTGATTTTTACAAGGCCATTCATATTTCCTACCCTAATGAGCAGGATACCAAGCGGGCTTTGGCCATTGGGGCTGCTCCGGGAGGTTCGATTATGATTCATGGGATGCCCAATAATACGACGTTACCTCCCGAGCTGATTCAGATGTTCAACTGGACCGATGGCTGTATTGCAGTGACCAATGCGGATATGGATGAAATCTGGCCGGCCATTAAGCCGGGAACACCTATTGATATTCGTCCCTAA